Part of the Vibrio penaeicida genome is shown below.
CCACGGGAGTCGGTTGGGTTTACAGTTACGTGCTGCAAGATAAAACCGGTCAGCACGATCTGGCTCAGCTACGCAGTCTGCAAGACTGGTTCTTGAAATACGAATTGCAAACCGTTGAAGGGGTATCAGAAGTCGCCACGGTAGGCGGTATGGTTAAGCAATACCAAGTTCAGATCGATCCTGCCAAATTACGGGCATACAACCTGACGTTACAGCAGGTAAATATAGCGATTCAAAACGGCAATCAGGAGTCGGGTGCATCAGTTATTGAAGTGGCGGAAGCCGAGCATATGGTGCGTACAACGGGCTATTTGAGCAGCATAGACGACATCAAATCGTTACCATTAAAGGTGACTGAAAAAGGGACACCACTGCTATTAGGAGACATTGCAGACATTAATCTCGGACCCCAAATGCGACGGGGTATTTCAGAACTCAATGGTGAGGGTGAAGCGGCTGGTGGCGTCATAGTGATGCGTTTTGGTGAAAATGCCAGTGAAGTGATTGCCAATGTAAAAACCAAGCTTGGAGAACTTCAACGCAGCTTGCCAGACGGAGTGGAAATTGTGCCGACGTACGACCGCTCTACGCTGATCAATGCGGCAGTGGAAAACCTTTGGAAGAAGCTGGCGGAAGAGTTCATTGTGGTGGCGGTTGTCTGTGCCCTGTTCCTGTTCCACATCCGTTCTTCTTTGGTTATCGCGCTGAGTTTGCCCGTTGGGATACTGGCTGCGTTTATGGTCATGCATTGGCAGGGTATCAACGCCAACATCATGTCGCTTGGGGGGATCGCGATTGCCATTGGTGCCATGGTGGATGGGGCCATCGTCATGATCGAGAACGTGCACAAGCACATTGAGCGTACACCCCTGACCGATAAGAACCGCTGGCAGGTGATTGGCAAAGCGGCGGAAGAGGTGGGCGCACCCCTGTTTTTCTCGCTACTCATCATCACATTGAGCTTCGTTCCCGTGTTCGCTTTAGAAGGGCAGGAAGGGAAAATGTTCTCACCTCTCGCGTTCACCAAAACTTACGCCATGGCGGCATCGGCTGGGCTGGCGATTACGCTGGTGCCTGTACTTATGGGCTACTTCATTCGAGGAAAGGTACTGCCAGAGCACCGCAATCCGGTCAACAAAGGGCTGGTGGCGCTGTACAAGCCGCTGTTGAGCGTGAGTCTACGTTTTCCCAAAACCATGATCATCTTGGCGCTAGGGCTGATGGCTTCTGCCTATTACCCAACCAGTAAACTGGGCAGCGAGTTCATCCCACCACTGGATGAAGGCGATTTGATGTACATGCCGACGACCTATCCCGGGATTTCAATTGGTAAAGCACGTGAAATCTTGCAGCAAACCAACAAGCTGATCAAAACCGTGCCTGAAGTGCACACCGTGTGGGGCAAGATTGGTCGAGCTGAAACCGCTACCGATCCTGCTCCGCTGACGATGATTGAAACCGTTATTCAGCTTAAGCCCAAATCGGAATGGCGAGTAGGGGTGACATCTGAATCTTTGCGGAAAGAGTTTGATGATCTGGTCCAGTTCCCCGGCTTAACCAACGCTTGGGTTATGCCGATCAAAACCCGCATCGACATGTTGGCAACGGGCATCAAAACCCCGATTGGCATAAAGATAGCGGGCCCTAATCTTAAGGTGATTGAAACCATAGGTGCCCAGCTCGAACCGATTCTGAATGGGATTAACGGCACCGCTTCCGTTTATGCAGAACGTGTAGCGGGTGGGCGCTATGTCACCATCGACATCAAGCGCCGCTCGGCTGCCCGATATGGTTTGAGCATTAAAGACGTTCAGCAAGTGATCTCGACAGCGGTTGGGGGCATGAATGTGGGCGAAACCATTGAAGGGTTGGAGCGCTATCCGATCAATGTTCGCTACCCACAGGAATATCGTAACTCTGTGGTGATGTTGGAAAACCTGCCTTTGGTGACACCAAACGGTGCGCGTATTGCTCTCGCTGATGTGGCTGACATTCGTTATGAAGACGGCCCCCCGATGATCAAAACGGAAAATGCTCGTCCCAACGGCTGGGTGTTCGTGGATATTGAAGGTCGCGATCTTGGCTCTTATGTGGCTGAAGCGCAGCAAGTTGTGGCTAGCGAGTTGTCGCTTCCTGCTGGATATTCGCTGGCTTGGTCGGGGCAATACGAGTACATGGAGCGAGCGAAAGAGCGCTTAAGTGTCGTCGTACCGATCACCATTGCCATCATTATGCTGCTGCTCTATTTCAGCTTCCGACGTATCGGTGAGGTGTTGATCATCATGCTGACGTTGCCGCTCGCCATGGTTGGCGGTTTATGGCTGATGCATTACCTCGGCTATAACTTCTCTATTGCGGTTGGGGTCGGGTTTATCGCTTTGGCAGGTGTGGCGGTTGAGATTGGGGTCATCATGCTGGTTTACCTCAATCAAGCTTGGCATTACAAAAAGCTGGATGCAGCAGAAACAGACACCGCATTGACGAAAGACGACCTGACCAACGCTATTCGTGAAGGGGCAGGGCTGCGTGTTCGCCCAGTCATGATGACGGTTCTGACTGTGATTATTGGTTTGGTGCCCATAATGTACGGTGATGGCACAGGTTCTGAGGTAATGCAGCGCATCGCGGCTCCCATGATTGGCGGTATGGCGTCGGCACTGTTACTGACGTTGTTGGTGCTGCCTGCCATTTTCAAATTGTGGAAACAACGCGAAGTGCGCGAGTAACTCTAGATCAGGGTTACCCGCTGGTTGACCCTGAATTCAAATTCAAAAAAGAAGGATATTCAGATGAAAAAATCAATCATTGCACTGATTCTCGGTATGGCAACAACGGGCGTTTTCGCTCAAGGAATGGACCACTCTAAGATGGATCATTCCAAAATGGATCACAGCAAGATGGACCACTCCAATATGATGAACATGGAAGGCATGTCGGATGTGGGGATGCCTGCCAAAGGCGCGAAGCCAGACAAGGTAGTACACGTTATTTTGAGCGACGACATGACCATCAAGTTTAAAAAAGAGGTGAATATCGAGCCTAATGATGTGGTTCAGTTTGTGGTGATCAACACTGGAAAGATCGACCATGAGTTTGCGATTGGTTCACTTGCGGAGCAGGAAAAGCATCGCGCCATGATGAAAGAGCAAGGCGCACATGCTCACGATACGGGTAGTGCTGTGACGGTTAAGCCCGGTAAAGCTAAACAATTGACGTGGCACTTTCATGGAGACACCAATGTCGAGTTTGCTTGCAACATTGCTGGGCACTACGAAGCAGGCATGGTGAAGTCGATTCAAATCTAAGCAGACTTCAGTAACCAATAGATGATGAAGCTCGGGCGGTATTCGTATCGCTCGAGTTTTTCTAATTTACATTGTAAATTCCTACGATATTTAGAGAATGTTTAGTCTGGTTTCCTTACACTCTTGCAACACATCAGGGAGGAGAAAGCGCGATGTACATTGGAGAACTATCGAAAAAGACTGGAGTCAGCGTTAAAGCGATTCGACATTATGAAGAGATTGCGTTAATCAAATCGCCCCAACGCGATGGCAAATACCGAGTTTACGACGACAGTTATGTTCAAGTGCTAAGCATGATAAAAGCGGCAAAAGGGCTAGGGTTTACTTTGGAGGAGCTTCGAACCATAGCGAAAGCCAAATCACAGGAAGGCTTGGTGCCGATGGACTTACTGAAAGCCGAACTGCAAAAAAAGCGCACCAACATTCTCATTAAGAAAGCGGAATTGGAAAAAAGACTTGAGGAAATGGATGAGCTAGAAATCAGCGTTCAACATTACAATCAGTGTTTATTGGAAAATATTAATCAATAATTTTTTATAAATAGGTGTTGACTCTCCCCTATACGGGAGACTTTAGGATGAAGACCTCAACAGACAAAA
Proteins encoded:
- the copI gene encoding copper-resistant cuproprotein CopI; the protein is MKKSIIALILGMATTGVFAQGMDHSKMDHSKMDHSKMDHSNMMNMEGMSDVGMPAKGAKPDKVVHVILSDDMTIKFKKEVNIEPNDVVQFVVINTGKIDHEFAIGSLAEQEKHRAMMKEQGAHAHDTGSAVTVKPGKAKQLTWHFHGDTNVEFACNIAGHYEAGMVKSIQI
- a CDS encoding efflux RND transporter permease subunit, which encodes MINAIIRWSISNRFLVLISTLALVLGGLYSVKNTPVDAIPDLSDVQVIIKTSYPGQAPQVVEDQVTYPLTTAMLAVPGAETVRGYSFFGDSYVYIIFNDDTDMYWARSRVLEYLSQVAPNLPPNAKPTLGPDATGVGWVYSYVLQDKTGQHDLAQLRSLQDWFLKYELQTVEGVSEVATVGGMVKQYQVQIDPAKLRAYNLTLQQVNIAIQNGNQESGASVIEVAEAEHMVRTTGYLSSIDDIKSLPLKVTEKGTPLLLGDIADINLGPQMRRGISELNGEGEAAGGVIVMRFGENASEVIANVKTKLGELQRSLPDGVEIVPTYDRSTLINAAVENLWKKLAEEFIVVAVVCALFLFHIRSSLVIALSLPVGILAAFMVMHWQGINANIMSLGGIAIAIGAMVDGAIVMIENVHKHIERTPLTDKNRWQVIGKAAEEVGAPLFFSLLIITLSFVPVFALEGQEGKMFSPLAFTKTYAMAASAGLAITLVPVLMGYFIRGKVLPEHRNPVNKGLVALYKPLLSVSLRFPKTMIILALGLMASAYYPTSKLGSEFIPPLDEGDLMYMPTTYPGISIGKAREILQQTNKLIKTVPEVHTVWGKIGRAETATDPAPLTMIETVIQLKPKSEWRVGVTSESLRKEFDDLVQFPGLTNAWVMPIKTRIDMLATGIKTPIGIKIAGPNLKVIETIGAQLEPILNGINGTASVYAERVAGGRYVTIDIKRRSAARYGLSIKDVQQVISTAVGGMNVGETIEGLERYPINVRYPQEYRNSVVMLENLPLVTPNGARIALADVADIRYEDGPPMIKTENARPNGWVFVDIEGRDLGSYVAEAQQVVASELSLPAGYSLAWSGQYEYMERAKERLSVVVPITIAIIMLLLYFSFRRIGEVLIIMLTLPLAMVGGLWLMHYLGYNFSIAVGVGFIALAGVAVEIGVIMLVYLNQAWHYKKLDAAETDTALTKDDLTNAIREGAGLRVRPVMMTVLTVIIGLVPIMYGDGTGSEVMQRIAAPMIGGMASALLLTLLVLPAIFKLWKQREVRE
- a CDS encoding MerR family transcriptional regulator, which translates into the protein MYIGELSKKTGVSVKAIRHYEEIALIKSPQRDGKYRVYDDSYVQVLSMIKAAKGLGFTLEELRTIAKAKSQEGLVPMDLLKAELQKKRTNILIKKAELEKRLEEMDELEISVQHYNQCLLENINQ